A window of Panicum virgatum strain AP13 chromosome 8K, P.virgatum_v5, whole genome shotgun sequence contains these coding sequences:
- the LOC120644695 gene encoding lysM domain receptor-like kinase 4: MTCPRYSSFVRSQAPARLAAAAMASSCAVTASSSSLFLVLLFLASGGLAPPHLRVRAQQPYGSAIADCPNQHNASGLLGYFCGAGGAPSCPAFLTFNARPPYRTLASVAALLGADAAGLAAANGVPAAAPLADGTRVLVPATCACTATPEGRFYQRNATYVVRPGDTLLIIANNTFQGLSSCQALQAQALRGAAPETLNASQPLPVPLRCACPTSAQAAAGARFLVSYLVAELDDVTAVAARFGVAVETIQEANRLQPPYTIFPYTTLLIPVSAQPNVSRIQTPPPPPPPPPVVAPLPGKKSGGHAGVYIGVAVAVAAVAAIASAGAVLAVKARRRRRAGAALDADDLAEKDGKGKGSDTNTTPSGFTGGGEFSLSTSEAFSSLSVTDIKSSLKVYTYAELRAATDNFSPDRRIGGGSLYSAAFNGDAAAVEVVDRDVSTEVEIMRKVNHLNLIRLVGLCHHHGRWYLVTEYAEHGALRDRLLAAGAGAAAPPLTWAQRVQVALDVAEGLRYLHEYARPPCVHMDVSSGSVPLAGDGPRAKLRSFGAARAITGATAGAGAGAEEEALFTMTSRIAGTRGYIAPEYLEHGVVSPKADVYSLGVVLLELVTGKDAEELVGDGVGDPFAALRELVEELDGGGDAVLRRLEELVDPALPAGSCPQDAVAMMVRLIERCVRRDAAARPSSGEVARRLLKLSGVSAVSWRNSPESPRSSGSGKGLMY, translated from the coding sequence ATGACCTGTCCCCGATATAGCAGCTTCGTCAGAAGCCAAGCTCCGGCAAGGCTAGCTGCAGCAGccatggcctcctcctgtgctgtgacagcctcctcctcctccctgttCCTCGTGCTCCTCTTCCTCGCCTCCGGCGggctcgcgccgccgcatcTCCGGGTCCGGGCGCAGCAGCCCTACGGCTCGGcgatcgccgactgccccaacCAGCACAACGCCTCCGGCCTGCTCGGCTACttctgcggcgccggcggcgcgccgtcCTGCCCGGCCTTCCTCACCTTCAACGCCCGCCCCCCTTACCGCACCCTCGCCTCCGTCGCGGCGCTGCtcggcgccgacgccgcgggcctcgccgcggccaacggcgtccccgcggcggcgccgctcgccgACGGCACCCGGGTGCTCGTCCCGGCGACCTGCGCGTGCACGGCCACGCCGGAGGGCCGGTTCTACCAGCGCAACGCCACCTACGTCGTCCGCCCCGGCGACACGCTGCTCATCATCGCCAACAACACCTTCCAGGGCCTGTCGTCGTGCCAGGCGCTCCAGGCGCAGGCGctgcgcggcgccgcgccggagACGCTCAACGCCAGCCAGCCGCTCCCCGTGCCGCTCCGGTGCGCGTGCCCGACctccgcgcaggccgccgccggggcgcggTTCCTGGTCAGCTACCTCGTCGCCGAGCTCGACGACGTcaccgccgtggccgcgcggTTCGGCGTCGCCGTCGAGACCATCCAGGAGGCCAACCGGCTCCAGCCGCCGTACACCATATTCCCCTACACCACCCTGCTCATCCCCGTCAGCGCCCAGCCTAACGTGTCGCGGAtccagacgccgccgccgcccccgccgccgccgccggtggtcgCGCCTCTTCCGGGCAAGAAGAGCGGCGGCCATGCCGGGGTTTACatcggcgtcgcggtggcggtggctgccgtCGCTGCGATTGCCTCCGCCGGAGCTGTGCTTGCCGtgaaggcgaggaggaggaggcgagccgGCGCCGCTCTGGACGCCGACGATCTGGCCGAGAAGGACGGCAAAGGCAAAGGCAGCGACACGAACACAACGCCGTCGggcttcaccggcggcggcgagttctCCCTCTCCACGAGCGAGGCGTTCTCGAGCCTCTCCGTGACGGACATCAAGTCCTCGCTGAAGGTGTACACCTACGCGGAGCTCCGGGCGGCGACCGACAACTTCAGCCCGGACCGCCGCATCGGCGGCGGGTCGCTGTACAGCGCGGCGTTcaacggcgacgccgccgccgtcgaggtgGTCGACCGGGACGTGTCGACGGAGGTGGAGATCATGCGCAAGGTCAACCACCTCAACCTGATCCGCCTCGTCGGCCTCTGCCACCACCACGGCCGGTGGTACCTCGTCACCGAGTACGCCGAGCACGGCGCGCTCCGGGACCGCCTcctcgcggccggcgccggcgcggcggcgccgccgctgaccTGGGCGCAGCGGGTGCAGGTCGCGCTCGACGTCGCCGAGGGGCTCCGGTACCTGCACGAGTACGCGCGCCCGCCGTGCGTGCACATGGACGTGAGCAGCGGCAGCGtgcccctcgccggcgacgggccCCGTGCCAAGCTCCGGAGcttcggcgcggcgcgggccatcacgggcgccaccgccggcgccggcgccggcgccgaggaggaggcgctgTTCACGATGACGAGCCGCATCGCGGGGACGCGCGGTTACATCGCGCCGGAGTACCTGGAGCACGGCGTGGTGTCGCCCAAGGCCGACGTGTACTCGCTCGGCGTGGTGCTCCTGGAGCTCGTCACGGGGAAGGACGCCGAGGAGCTGGTGGGGGACGGCGTGGGCGACCCGTTCGCCGCGCTGCGGGAGCTGGTTgaggagctcgacggcggcggcgacgcagtGCTGCGGAGGCTGGAGGAGCTCGTGGACCCGGCGCTGCCGGCGGGGAGCTGCCCGCAGGATGCCGTGGCCATGATGGTCAGGCTGATCGAGAGGTGCGTCCGGCGCGACGCGGCGGCCCGGCCGAGCTccggggaggtggcgcggcgccTCCTGAAGCTGTCG